ATATCGTGATCGAACGTGCTGAAGAAGCGAAATTGAAATACGGCAATCCGGAAGCGAAAGTATATAGCGATTATCACCAGCTGCTCAGCGACGGCTCGATTGATGTCGTTCATGTTTGTACGCCGAACGACTCTCATGCGGAGATTTCGATCGCGGCTCTTGAAGCGGATAAGCATGTGCTATGCGAGAAACCGATGGCAAAAACGGCCGAAGCCGCCCGCCGCATGCTTGAAGCTGCTAAGCGCACCGGCAAGAAGCTCAGCATCGGATACAACAACCGTTTTCGTTCCGACAGCCGCTATTTGAAGGAAGTTTGCGCTGCGGGCGATCTGGGCGAGATTTACTATGCCAAAGCCCACGCGATTCGCCGTCGCGCCGTTCCTACGTGGGGCGTATTCCTTGATGAAGAAAAACAAGGCGGCGGCCCGCTCATCGATATCGGCACGCACGCTCTTGACCTTGTCCTTTGGATGATGGATAACTATAAACCGAAAGCCGTTCTCGGGCGCGCATACCACAAGCTGTCCCAAACCGAAAACGCGGCCAACGCTTGGGGTCCATGGGATCCGAAGGAGTTTACGGTGGAAGATTCGGCCTTCGCCATGATTACGATGGAGAATGGCGCATCGATCGTGCTGGAGTCCAGCTGGGCGCTTAACTCGCTTGAGGTGGATGAGGCGAAAGTAACGCTGTGCGGCACCAAAGCCGGCGCGGACATGAAGAAAGGCTTACGCATTAACGGAGAGAACAACAGTCGTCTGTATGTCAATGAAATCGAACTGAACAGCGGCGGTGTGGCATTCTACGACGGTGCAAGCGAAGATCCGGCCGAGCTTGAAATGCGCACCTGGATCGATGCGGTGCTAAGCGATAAAGATGTGCTCGTTAAACCGGAGCAGGCGCTGGTCGTTTCGGAAATTCTTGAAGCGATCTACGAATCGTCCCGTACGGGCAAAGCGGTTTATTTCGAATAAAGCGTAACGCAGGAATGTGAAGGTTGGGGTATGGATTAACCATGCACCAGCCTTTTTCATGTCAGCGGCTTAACACCGGAAAGGAAACAGCTTATGCGGAAGGACCGCAATATGCGGAACAGATGGTTTTATTGGCTGGTTGCAAATAATAAAAAAACGAACCTCTAGAATCGCTTCGTTTTATTTCACTTTTACGATCCGAGCGGTAATAAGCTTCAGGCGCATTGGTGAATCGGATTCGTAACCGGGTGGTAGTGGCTACCGCCCTTTAGGCTGTTATTTCGTATACACGTCGTAAGATTTGTACGGCGTATTCGTTGTGATTTCTTTATCGAGTTTCAGTAATTCCTTATCAGACTTGACAGCAACTCTGATTAATTCTTTTGAGAGCGATATTACTTCAGGATTTGACAGTGCGGATGGAATAGGTGCAAACTGTAAATCCGCAATCTCATTAACGTCCATAGCCTTTGGAATACCTGAGACGTAATCCATTTGAAATACGACATAAATGCTTGTTTCGTATCTTTTTTCAATTTGTATCACCCCGCAGCGTATACCGAGGATACTGTGAGGAATAGTATCTAGTCCTGTCTCTTCTCTAATTTCCCTCGTAACCGCCTGTTCCAATGATTCCCCCTCTCCAACGAAGCCGCCGGGAATCATCCACTGCCCCTTATTGGTTCCGTAATTCACTCGAACAAGTAGGACTTTGCCGTCTTTTATGAGGACTCCGCCGGTTGACATCGTTTGCCTTATTGACATCATTAACACCGCTTTCACTTTTTCCACTATCTTAACTCATTCAGCTTTGCTGGAAAAATATATAAAATCAATGAGATTAATAGTTAATAACTATTGGGGAAAATGAGAATAGCGGAGCCGCAAGGTTATATAAATAGCAATTGATAAGAAATGTAATATTGATTTGGATGATATGATAAGGAACGAACATGAAGAAATTGTCTAGTGTGAAATACAGGGCAATCAAGAAGAAAGGAGTATCTGACTTTGACAGATGAAGAAATGATTGAAAGTTATAAAAACTGCTTGCAAGCTTATTCATTGGAGCAGCTAAGGTATATAAGCGCGCAAGGGGTTTGGTCTCTCAGCCAAATGTACAACCATATGATACTCACTGCTCTTGACTATTTGGTTCATGTGGAAATTTGTGCGGCAGCTGGTGAAGAGCAAACGCTCGGGAAGACAGAAGGTGGCGAGCTTTTGTTCAAACGCGGCGGATTTCCGCCTATTAAAATCAAGCTGCCGGACGGGCCTGAGAATTCTCCGAGCAATTCGGATAGTAAAGAAGACCTTATGAGCGGACTTGATCAAGTGCTGCTCAAGTTGAAAGAATGGAAAAGTAAAGTTGATATTGTAAACCCAAACTACAAAGCTAATCACGATGGCTTTGGATGGCTGAACGCGCGGGAGTGGTTGGGCCTTGTCGGCATGCATTTCCGCCACCATCTGAATCAGAAGCGTGAACTCGAACAGAAGCTTGTATATCGATAATTGATCATGGAGGGAATAACTTGAAGATATCACATTTACGCTTATTGGTGCCCAATGTTAACGAATGTTTTTTGTTTTACAGGGATATCCTGGGACTCAAAGTTCTCCATGGAAATGAAGATACTCCGTATGCGGAATTTCAAACGGGAGACATTAACATTGCGCTGGAGCCTCTGCTGATGAATGAACATACTGAAGTTCTGCGTGAACGGGATGACTTCAGTGCAAGTGACCGGGTTGCGATCATATTCGAAGCTGATGACGTCGACGCGACTTGCCATCAATTAAAGAGCAGAGGTGTAGCATTCGTGAAGGAGCCGCATGATACACCGGAATGGGGTCACCGTGTAGCGTATTTCCGTGATCCCGCCGGGAATTTGATTGAAATTAATGCAGGAATTTAGGAATATTTCAATCAAAGAACCCAGCAGGTGCGATACAGAATAAACTGCGGCTCTAATTTTTTTTAAAGGGCTGACGATTCTATGTTACAAATAATCGTTATATTGAAGTATGAGATCATACTTTGAGAACTGTAAGAACCCAGAAAATCAGTTACTGCTTCTTCGGCGCTCGTGCCCCCCACCAGAACAAAAGGCCGACGGCAAACGCGACAACAAGAAACGGCGCCACAAAAATCAAGAAATCTTTCATGTTTTAAACCCTCCTAAGGCGTTTTCGGAGAAAACGCGGCATCGTAAGCATAAGCTAAGGCGTTTTCGGAGAAAACGCGGCATCGTAAGCATAAGCTAAGGCGTTTTGGGAGAAAACGCGGCATCGTAAGCATAAGCTAAGGCGTTTTGGGAGAAAACGCGGCATCGTAAGCATAAGCTGACGTTTTATTTGGCCCTCTTGCCCTGTACATATTTGGCATCGAACAGAAACAGCCGCATGAGCAGGTACAACGACGGGATAAGCAGCAGCAGACCGAGTATAAACACCGATATGAGCGCTATCGCCATAGGCTGGCTTGTAAAGTTGTCATGAATCGTCAAGTACGGGTACAAAATATAAGGTAGATGCGCCGCCCCGTAGCCGAAGAAGGCAAAGCCGAACTGCAGCATGACGAATATGAAAGCAAGCCCTAATCGTTTACGGGTCCAAACCAGATAGACTGCCATTAAAAAACAGGCGAACGAAGCGACGAACATCCACGCATGTGATTGCAGCTTGGCAAAATGCTCCGCGTTGTGGCCGCGGATCGCAAAGAATACCAGCAGGCTGCTGAGGATCGTCGGCGCGCTCCAAGCCAGCGCATATCTGCGGACGACCTCAAATGCGGAGCGGTCATTCGCTCGTTTGGCGTAATAGCTGAGAAACATGGCCGATATATAAAGTACACTCACGAGCGCGAGCAATACAACCGACCACGAGTAGGTGCTCGTGAACAGTTTGGCGTACAGGAAGGTTACTTTTCCGGCAGGATCCACATCAATATACCCGCCTTCGGAAATGGTCATGACCGTCGACAGGGAGGCAGGAATAAGCAGCCCGCTTGCCCCGTAAAGCAGTATATAAATGCTGTTGTTCTTCTTCGAGCCGTAAGCGTTGAACGCGTAATACGAACCGCGAATCGCGAGCAAAACAACAGCTACGCTGCCCGGAACCAGCAAGGCGGTGCCGTAATAGTAAGCGGTGTCGGGGAAGAACCCGACGATCCCGACGAAGAAGAACACAAGAAAGACGTTCGTCACCTCCCACACCGGGGACAGATAACGTTCGATAATGTTGTGAATCAGATGGCGTTTGCCGGTTATCGTGCTGTAATAACTGAAGAAGCCGGCTCCAAAGTCGATCGAAGCCACGATCAAATATCCGAACAGGAACACCCAAAGTACGGTAATACCCAGAACCTCGTAGCTCATTGCTCCTCGCCTCCTTCAATGCCTCTTGCTTTGATCTCGTCTTCCGCCCGGTTGCTGCTGAACATCTTAATAAGCACGCGAACCGCGGTAACTCCAAGAACGAGATACAAAAGTGCAAAGACAACCAGCATTGTATCGACATGACCGGAAGCAGTGGCGCCTTCCGAGGTTTTCATAATACCGTGAAGAATCCACGGTTGACGGCCGACCTCCGAGAAGATCCAGCCATGCTCGATCGTAAGCATAGCGACCGGTGCGGCGAGGATAACTGCGCGCAGCAGCCATTTGGAAGTATAGGCTAAGCTGCGTTTACGCCACAGAACGAGCATGAACACAGACGATATAAGGGTCATCAGCGCGACGAGCGCCATTTTCATATCGAAAAGGTAATGAATCCAGAGCGGCGGATGTTCATCTGCCGGTATATCGTTCAGTCCGGTAACTTCGGCATTAGGCGTGCCGTGGGCGAGAATACTGAGCGCATAAGGAATCGTCAGCCCGTACTTGATTTCATTGTCCTTCGTAAGCACTCCGCCAAGCACCAGCGGCGCTTGCTTCGATGTCTCAAAGTGCCATTCCATCGCGGCCAGCTTCTCCGGTTGGTAGTTGGCCAGATATTTGCCCGAGAGGTCGCCGATTATTGCGCTTCCGATCAGGAATACAAATGCGGAAACCATCGTAAGCTTGAGCGCTTTCTTGTAATACACATGCTGCCGGCCTTTAAGCAGCGACCATGCCGAGATAGCCGCGAGTACAAAGGCGCATGTCGCATATGCGGTAATAAGAACGTGAGAAACCTTAGTCGGCATAGCGGGACTAAGCATTGCGCCGAACGGAGAAATGTCGATAATTTTACCGTCCTTGACGGTGACGCCAGCCGGGGCGTTCATAAAAGCATTCACAACCGTGATGAAGAAGGCGGAAGCCGAAGAGCCGATAACGACCGGAATAAGCAGCCAGAAGTGAACCATCCTGCTTCTGAACCGGTCCCATGTATATAGATAAATGCCAAGGAAAATTGCTTCGAAGAAGAAAGCGAACGTCTCCATAAAGAGCGGCAGCGCGATCGATTGTCCGGCAACGCGCATGAAGCTGGGCCAAAGCAGACTGAGCTGCAGTCCGATAGCTGTCCCGGTTACGACACCGACTGCGACGGTAATAACGAAACCGCGCGCCCATCGCCGGGCCATGAGCAGGTAATGCTCGTCATTTCGTTTCAGGCCGATCCACTCGGCAAGAGCGATCATGAGCGGCACCCCGACACCGATAGTTGCGAAAATGATGTGAAAAGCGAGTGTGAGTGATGTAAGTATTCGACTGTAGACGACTGGATCATATCCGCTGAGCAGCATAACAATTCCCTCCCGATAGGTAGCAACTTGCTTGTATTTGTAATATTACCTGTATGGCCGCTATTTGAATAAATAACGGGACAGGGACAGCAGCATAATGACCGCTACTGCAATGCACAGGATGATGAGCCGTTTTTCCTGCTTGTTGATCCGATTATCATTTTCGTCACGGGCCACCCGGAATCCCTTCTTTCCTATGTTCGTATGTCCTTAATTGTATTATAAACTTAATTGTGATTATTTTCACAATAAATTGTGAGCAGCAGTTGACTAAATAGTGTCAAGTTATTGAACCTCTGGAGAAAGACGCAGATTACGGAGTAAAAATCATGTCATACACTACTCGCAAGCATGTTTATATCAGTCAAATCCAGTCGATAATTTAAAAGACAGAATATTCATATTTATCAGATAATTTAAAAATGTTATAATATAGATATAGATAAAAGTTTGCTGTACTGTCTTCCGCTGGGCAGTTTTCGATTTGCGGGTCGGCAGCAATATGCTGGATAAGGAGATCTGCGACTGTGTTGTGGCGATCTGGTTGTGAATGCCGAGGAATGCTTTCGAAGCCGGTTTTTGCTCACGCAAAACACTGAGGAGGGGACGATATGTTATTTTTGGACAAGCTGGCGGATTATCGTGAAAGTGAGAACAAGCTTCATTGGGAAGGGACATTTGTCGAATATTTGGACCTTGTCCGGGAGCGTCCTGAAATTGCGGGACTTGGACACGACCGCATCTATCGCATGATTGAAGCGGCGGGAATTAACGATTTGGAAGAGGGCCGGCGCGAGTACAAGTTTTTCAGTTCCGAATTATTTGGGCTCGAGGACGATTTGCAGATATTGGTCGAGGAATATTTTCGCCCGGCGGCACAGAGGCTGGACGTCCGCAAACGGTTATTGCTCTTAATGGGCCCTGTCAGCGGGGGCAAATCGACTCTTGTGGCCCTGCTCAAGAAAGGGCTGGAGAAGTATTCGCGAACCGATGCCGGCGCAGTTTATGCAATCAAGGGCTGTCCTATGCAGGAGGAACCGCTTCACTTGGTGCCGCTAGAGCTCCGTCCGGATTTTTACCGCGAATACGGAGTCAAGATTGAAGGGGATTTATGCCCTGTTTGCCGGCTGCGCCTGGAGACGGAATTCGACGGCCGCATGGAAAATATGCCTGTGGCGCGCGTGCTGTTCTCGGAGGCGAAACGTGTAGGTATAGGCACATTCGCCCCATCCGATCCAAAGTCGCAGGATATCGCCGATTTGACTGGCAGCATCGATTTCTCCACCATCTCGCAATATGGGTCCGAATCCGACCCGAGGGCATACCGTTTCGATGGAGAGCTGAACAAGGCGAACAGAGGGCTGATGGAATTTCAGGAAATGCTCAAATGCGACGAGAAGTTTCTGTGGAATTTGTTGTCCCTTACCCAGGAGGGTAATTTCAAAGCGGGGCGGTTTGCGCTGATCTCGGCCGATGAATTAATAGTAGCGCATACGAATGAAACGGAATACCGCTCTTTCATCTCCAACAAGAAGAATGAGGCGCTGCATTCCAGGATGATCGTCATGCGTATTCCCTATAACCTTAAGGTCACCCAGGAAGAAAGAATCTATTCCAAGCTGATTGATCAGTCCAACATTCACGGTGTTCATCTGGCTCCGGCTACATTATGGACCGCCGCCGTGTTTAGTGTGCTCTCGCGGCTCAAGGAATCGAAGAAGCCCGGCATGGACCCGATCAAAAAAATGTATCTATACGACGGGGTCGAAGTGGACGGCGCGAAAAGCGGCGACGCCCAGGAGCTGAAGAAGGAATTCAACGACGAAGGCATGTCCGGAGTCGACCCCCGCTATGTGATCAACCGGATTTCAAGTGCGCTCATTAAGGGCGACAAATCATGTATTAATGCGCTTGATGTGCTGAAATCGCTCAAGGAAGGCCTCGATCAGCACGCCTCGATTATGAAGGAAGAGAGGGAACGGCTGCTTAACCTTATTACGCTTGCCCGTAAAGAATACGACCACAAGGCGCGAACCGAAGTACAGAGAGCTTTCGTCTACTCGTTCGAGGACTCGGCACGCACGCTCATGAACAATTATTTGGACAATGTGGAGGCTTATTGCAACGGCTTCAAAATGAAGGACCCGATCACGGAAGAGGAGCGGGAGCCGGACGAGAAGCTCATGCGGTCCATTGAAGAGCAGATCGGAGTCACGGAAAACCAGAAGAAAGCGTTCCGCGAGGAAATTCTGATCAAGATTTCGACAATGGCCCGGCGCGGCCGAAAATTCGATTACACTTCGCATGAAAAGCTGAAGGAAGCAATCGAGAAGAAGCTGTTCGAGGACCTGAAGGATGTCGTGAAAATAACGACATCGGTCAAAAATCCGGATGAAAATCAACTCAAACGGATTAACGACGTTTCTGCGCGGCTGATCGAGCACCACGGTTACTGCGCTGTTTGCGCTAACGAGCTGATGAAGTACGTAGGCAGTCTGTTGAACCGATAACTAAATAGCGGGGTGAGTCCGATGTTTGAACCTTTGTTTGTATTGTCACAAGATGAT
This is a stretch of genomic DNA from Paenibacillus sp. sptzw28. It encodes these proteins:
- a CDS encoding Gfo/Idh/MocA family protein, whose product is MSKVRVGIIGCGGIANGKHMPSLAKVQDAEMVAFCDIVIERAEEAKLKYGNPEAKVYSDYHQLLSDGSIDVVHVCTPNDSHAEISIAALEADKHVLCEKPMAKTAEAARRMLEAAKRTGKKLSIGYNNRFRSDSRYLKEVCAAGDLGEIYYAKAHAIRRRAVPTWGVFLDEEKQGGGPLIDIGTHALDLVLWMMDNYKPKAVLGRAYHKLSQTENAANAWGPWDPKEFTVEDSAFAMITMENGASIVLESSWALNSLEVDEAKVTLCGTKAGADMKKGLRINGENNSRLYVNEIELNSGGVAFYDGASEDPAELEMRTWIDAVLSDKDVLVKPEQALVVSEILEAIYESSRTGKAVYFE
- a CDS encoding NUDIX domain-containing protein, producing the protein MEKVKAVLMMSIRQTMSTGGVLIKDGKVLLVRVNYGTNKGQWMIPGGFVGEGESLEQAVTREIREETGLDTIPHSILGIRCGVIQIEKRYETSIYVVFQMDYVSGIPKAMDVNEIADLQFAPIPSALSNPEVISLSKELIRVAVKSDKELLKLDKEITTNTPYKSYDVYTK
- a CDS encoding DinB family protein, with translation MTDEEMIESYKNCLQAYSLEQLRYISAQGVWSLSQMYNHMILTALDYLVHVEICAAAGEEQTLGKTEGGELLFKRGGFPPIKIKLPDGPENSPSNSDSKEDLMSGLDQVLLKLKEWKSKVDIVNPNYKANHDGFGWLNAREWLGLVGMHFRHHLNQKRELEQKLVYR
- a CDS encoding VOC family protein; translation: MKISHLRLLVPNVNECFLFYRDILGLKVLHGNEDTPYAEFQTGDINIALEPLLMNEHTEVLRERDDFSASDRVAIIFEADDVDATCHQLKSRGVAFVKEPHDTPEWGHRVAYFRDPAGNLIEINAGI
- a CDS encoding cytochrome bd oxidase small subunit CydS, which encodes MKDFLIFVAPFLVVAFAVGLLFWWGARAPKKQ
- a CDS encoding cytochrome d ubiquinol oxidase subunit II: MSYEVLGITVLWVFLFGYLIVASIDFGAGFFSYYSTITGKRHLIHNIIERYLSPVWEVTNVFLVFFFVGIVGFFPDTAYYYGTALLVPGSVAVVLLAIRGSYYAFNAYGSKKNNSIYILLYGASGLLIPASLSTVMTISEGGYIDVDPAGKVTFLYAKLFTSTYSWSVVLLALVSVLYISAMFLSYYAKRANDRSAFEVVRRYALAWSAPTILSSLLVFFAIRGHNAEHFAKLQSHAWMFVASFACFLMAVYLVWTRKRLGLAFIFVMLQFGFAFFGYGAAHLPYILYPYLTIHDNFTSQPMAIALISVFILGLLLLIPSLYLLMRLFLFDAKYVQGKRAK
- a CDS encoding cytochrome ubiquinol oxidase subunit I encodes the protein MLLSGYDPVVYSRILTSLTLAFHIIFATIGVGVPLMIALAEWIGLKRNDEHYLLMARRWARGFVITVAVGVVTGTAIGLQLSLLWPSFMRVAGQSIALPLFMETFAFFFEAIFLGIYLYTWDRFRSRMVHFWLLIPVVIGSSASAFFITVVNAFMNAPAGVTVKDGKIIDISPFGAMLSPAMPTKVSHVLITAYATCAFVLAAISAWSLLKGRQHVYYKKALKLTMVSAFVFLIGSAIIGDLSGKYLANYQPEKLAAMEWHFETSKQAPLVLGGVLTKDNEIKYGLTIPYALSILAHGTPNAEVTGLNDIPADEHPPLWIHYLFDMKMALVALMTLISSVFMLVLWRKRSLAYTSKWLLRAVILAAPVAMLTIEHGWIFSEVGRQPWILHGIMKTSEGATASGHVDTMLVVFALLYLVLGVTAVRVLIKMFSSNRAEDEIKARGIEGGEEQ
- a CDS encoding PrkA family serine protein kinase; this encodes MLFLDKLADYRESENKLHWEGTFVEYLDLVRERPEIAGLGHDRIYRMIEAAGINDLEEGRREYKFFSSELFGLEDDLQILVEEYFRPAAQRLDVRKRLLLLMGPVSGGKSTLVALLKKGLEKYSRTDAGAVYAIKGCPMQEEPLHLVPLELRPDFYREYGVKIEGDLCPVCRLRLETEFDGRMENMPVARVLFSEAKRVGIGTFAPSDPKSQDIADLTGSIDFSTISQYGSESDPRAYRFDGELNKANRGLMEFQEMLKCDEKFLWNLLSLTQEGNFKAGRFALISADELIVAHTNETEYRSFISNKKNEALHSRMIVMRIPYNLKVTQEERIYSKLIDQSNIHGVHLAPATLWTAAVFSVLSRLKESKKPGMDPIKKMYLYDGVEVDGAKSGDAQELKKEFNDEGMSGVDPRYVINRISSALIKGDKSCINALDVLKSLKEGLDQHASIMKEERERLLNLITLARKEYDHKARTEVQRAFVYSFEDSARTLMNNYLDNVEAYCNGFKMKDPITEEEREPDEKLMRSIEEQIGVTENQKKAFREEILIKISTMARRGRKFDYTSHEKLKEAIEKKLFEDLKDVVKITTSVKNPDENQLKRINDVSARLIEHHGYCAVCANELMKYVGSLLNR